Proteins encoded by one window of Streptomyces sp. ALI-76-A:
- a CDS encoding AAA domain-containing protein, with product MLLRPVALPGPLVLAPFPSLEGNVRRLRVDHPFLPADVHELASDLDSREDGVPATIADSHGGGTDRSLLVHGRTYVARLIPGKRQQGVYGVSAILPLGFRDHHRVARGCLLVRPVRWVPGHLHGGAPGSSDAHWQRLVQAWQQLTEEIAARRGARAPAARHTRFLDDVEQVIDAGERITVARARAAGDFPYRSVSATGEQRHGTRAVYTFDLVEDRIPDEGAFVQVRGEPAQRGRVLTVASGGTSVTVAFDRAVAWDSVPAQGALRIVPGRAVHDRQRAAVRILRDGQSHSPHLLDVLVDHRVRPLSPASDEPEAELDPAQTEAFRKALAVEDLMLVLGPPGTGKTRVISEISRAIAAREARERVLIASHSNRAVDNVLGRLPRDMVVVRVGNEGAVTAEGRPYLLEEQATGLRQEILARLETRLAVPLDVERAEKWCDELGLLLARLRALAGEEEAARSALADARRAVGGPAVSRVDELVAGRARLERATGRHARRTERWTRARDSALRRADRRLTGSLFRLFARRCERRLARAARAAAALADEQARHRTAWDLAEHDLELATRDIPAVRAAAVSLEEVSARAAACRADAVEAAGYCRSAVAAVEEMPALHDPRTARPRTVDRELTRLHDRLMQRLPLLASRRALLAEWREEVSSATGQLHTELVRYAHVVAATCIGVASRPELTGLDFDLAVIDEAGQIGVPDVLVPLVRARRAVLVGDHRQLPPYVDSEVRQWGEGCGDAAVPPLLTTSALEMLRPVLPDEAVVPLTDQRRMPSAVARFVSAAFYDGQLRTPDPDPPHDSRLFRTPMAFVDTSRLPAGRRFEREAGDAELRKGYVNPAEADLLTLLAAHYDGRGEEWAVIVPYAAQAALIKADLTRCTGRPERARRNVGTVDSFQGGERDVILYGFTRSNPGGRVGFLAELRRANVALTRVRRQLVLVGDLSTLTRAKDAGFRDLSRALRDHLAGCGETRSYEEVRAMLERLRAAGDGT from the coding sequence ATGCTCCTGCGTCCTGTCGCTCTGCCGGGCCCCCTCGTGCTCGCCCCGTTCCCGTCCCTGGAGGGGAACGTACGCCGGCTGCGCGTCGACCATCCCTTCCTGCCCGCTGACGTCCACGAACTCGCGAGCGACCTCGACAGCCGCGAGGACGGGGTGCCCGCGACCATCGCCGACTCCCACGGCGGCGGCACCGACCGGAGCCTGCTCGTCCACGGCAGGACCTACGTGGCACGGCTGATTCCGGGGAAGCGGCAACAGGGCGTCTACGGGGTGTCAGCGATCCTGCCGCTCGGCTTCCGGGACCATCACCGCGTCGCGCGAGGGTGCCTCCTGGTACGGCCCGTCCGGTGGGTGCCCGGCCACCTCCACGGCGGGGCCCCCGGGAGCAGCGACGCCCACTGGCAGCGGCTGGTCCAGGCGTGGCAGCAGCTCACCGAGGAGATCGCCGCACGCCGCGGCGCGCGGGCACCGGCCGCCCGGCACACCCGCTTCCTCGATGACGTCGAGCAGGTGATCGACGCCGGTGAGCGCATCACCGTAGCCCGGGCACGGGCGGCCGGGGACTTCCCCTACCGGTCCGTCTCCGCCACGGGCGAGCAGCGTCACGGCACCCGCGCGGTCTACACGTTCGACCTGGTCGAGGACCGAATCCCCGACGAGGGCGCGTTCGTCCAGGTCCGCGGAGAACCGGCGCAGCGGGGACGAGTCCTCACCGTCGCCTCGGGCGGTACGTCGGTGACCGTGGCGTTCGACCGGGCCGTCGCCTGGGACAGCGTCCCGGCGCAGGGCGCCCTGCGGATCGTCCCCGGCCGGGCCGTCCACGACCGGCAGCGTGCCGCCGTACGGATCCTGCGCGACGGTCAGTCGCACAGCCCGCACCTGCTGGACGTCCTGGTGGACCACCGCGTCCGGCCGCTCAGCCCGGCCTCCGACGAACCCGAGGCGGAGCTGGACCCCGCCCAGACGGAGGCCTTCCGCAAGGCCCTGGCCGTCGAGGACCTGATGCTCGTCCTGGGGCCGCCCGGCACCGGCAAGACCCGGGTGATCAGCGAGATCTCCCGGGCCATCGCCGCCCGGGAGGCCAGGGAACGCGTCCTGATCGCCTCCCACAGCAACCGCGCCGTCGACAACGTGCTCGGCCGGCTCCCCAGGGACATGGTGGTCGTCCGCGTCGGCAACGAAGGCGCGGTCACCGCGGAGGGCAGACCGTACCTGCTGGAGGAGCAGGCCACCGGGCTGCGTCAGGAGATCCTGGCCCGGCTGGAGACCAGACTGGCCGTCCCGCTCGACGTCGAGCGGGCCGAGAAGTGGTGTGACGAGCTCGGCCTCCTCCTCGCCCGGCTCCGCGCTCTGGCGGGTGAGGAGGAGGCCGCCCGCTCGGCGCTCGCCGACGCCAGGCGCGCCGTCGGCGGTCCGGCCGTGTCGCGGGTGGACGAGCTCGTCGCCGGGCGTGCGCGCCTGGAACGCGCGACGGGCCGGCATGCCCGGCGGACCGAGCGGTGGACCCGGGCCCGCGACTCCGCCCTGCGGCGCGCGGACCGGCGGCTGACCGGGTCCCTCTTCCGCCTGTTCGCCCGGCGCTGCGAGCGCCGCCTCGCCCGGGCGGCCAGGGCCGCCGCCGCGCTCGCCGACGAACAGGCACGTCACCGGACGGCGTGGGACCTGGCCGAACACGACCTCGAGCTTGCCACCCGGGACATCCCCGCGGTGCGGGCGGCGGCCGTCTCCCTGGAGGAGGTCAGTGCCCGCGCGGCGGCCTGCCGGGCCGACGCGGTCGAAGCCGCCGGGTACTGCCGGTCCGCGGTGGCCGCCGTCGAGGAGATGCCCGCCCTCCATGACCCGCGGACGGCGCGGCCGCGGACCGTGGACCGGGAACTGACCCGGCTCCACGACCGGCTGATGCAGCGGCTGCCGTTGCTCGCGTCCCGGCGGGCCCTGCTCGCCGAGTGGCGCGAGGAGGTCTCCTCGGCGACCGGGCAGCTGCACACGGAACTGGTCCGCTACGCGCACGTGGTCGCCGCCACCTGCATCGGTGTGGCATCCCGCCCCGAGCTGACCGGACTCGACTTCGACCTCGCCGTCATCGACGAGGCGGGTCAGATCGGCGTCCCGGACGTCCTCGTGCCGCTCGTACGCGCCCGCCGCGCGGTACTCGTGGGCGACCACAGGCAGTTGCCGCCCTACGTCGACTCCGAGGTCAGGCAGTGGGGGGAAGGCTGCGGTGATGCGGCTGTGCCGCCCCTGCTGACCACCAGCGCACTCGAGATGCTGCGGCCGGTCCTGCCCGACGAGGCGGTCGTGCCGCTGACCGACCAGCGACGCATGCCGTCGGCCGTCGCCCGGTTCGTCTCCGCCGCGTTCTACGACGGACAGCTGCGCACACCCGACCCGGACCCGCCCCACGACTCCCGGCTGTTCCGCACGCCGATGGCCTTCGTCGACACCTCCCGGCTGCCGGCCGGTCGGCGCTTCGAGCGGGAGGCCGGCGACGCGGAACTCCGCAAGGGGTATGTCAACCCGGCCGAGGCGGACCTGCTCACGCTGCTCGCCGCCCACTACGACGGCCGGGGGGAGGAGTGGGCGGTGATCGTCCCGTACGCCGCCCAGGCCGCGCTGATCAAGGCGGACCTGACGCGGTGCACCGGCAGGCCGGAGCGGGCCCGCCGCAACGTCGGCACGGTCGACTCGTTCCAGGGCGGCGAGCGGGACGTGATCCTCTACGGCTTCACCCGCAGCAACCCCGGGGGCCGGGTGGGTTTCCTGGCCGAACTGCGCCGCGCCAACGTCGCGCTGACCAGGGTCAGACGCCAGTTGGTGCTGGTGGGCGACCTGTCCACGCTGACCCGGGCCAAGGACGCGGGCTTCAGGGACCTCTCCCGCGCCCTGCGCGACCACCTCGCCGGGTGCGGGGAGACCCGCTCGTACGAGGAGGTCCGGGCCATGCTGGAACGGCTGCGGGCGGCGGGAGACGGTACATGA